A window from Hoeflea sp. IMCC20628 encodes these proteins:
- the rocF gene encoding arginase, whose translation MNQHCILVGAPVDSGQSNPGCLMGPASYRVAGLAATLEDLGCTVDDRGDVAPCSPTAASSPNPAIHHLPETIEWTKALASAAQEAMAAGFPIFLGGDHSLSLGTVAGVAAHAQQQQRPLFVLWLDAHSDFHTPMTTRSGNLHGTPMAYIAGLGEFDAFPAFPNPVPADRICLFGIRSVDTDERKALRAHGITPVDMRELDERGIVAPLSGFLDQVRDANGLLHVSLDVDFLDPAIAPAVGTTVPGGATFREAHLVMEMLHESQLVSSLDLVELNPFLDERGRTARLMVDLTASLMGRKVFDRVNRGL comes from the coding sequence ATGAACCAACATTGTATTCTGGTCGGCGCGCCCGTTGACAGCGGCCAATCCAATCCCGGTTGCCTGATGGGACCGGCGTCCTACCGTGTGGCCGGACTGGCTGCCACGCTCGAGGACCTTGGCTGCACAGTTGATGACCGCGGCGATGTCGCACCGTGTTCGCCGACAGCCGCCAGCAGTCCCAACCCGGCGATACATCACCTCCCCGAGACAATCGAATGGACCAAAGCGCTGGCTTCGGCTGCGCAGGAGGCCATGGCTGCAGGATTTCCGATTTTCCTCGGCGGCGATCACAGCCTTTCGCTTGGCACAGTGGCGGGGGTCGCGGCTCACGCCCAACAGCAGCAGCGGCCGTTGTTTGTGCTCTGGCTCGACGCCCATAGCGATTTTCATACGCCGATGACTACGCGCTCGGGCAATCTGCACGGCACACCGATGGCCTACATTGCCGGACTTGGTGAGTTCGATGCATTTCCGGCCTTCCCCAATCCGGTCCCCGCCGACCGTATCTGCCTGTTCGGCATCCGCTCGGTTGACACGGACGAACGCAAGGCGTTGCGTGCGCATGGCATCACCCCGGTCGACATGCGCGAGCTTGATGAACGCGGAATTGTTGCACCGCTGAGCGGCTTTCTGGATCAGGTCCGCGACGCCAACGGCTTGTTGCATGTCTCACTTGATGTCGATTTCCTCGACCCGGCCATCGCGCCGGCTGTCGGGACAACTGTTCCCGGCGGTGCGACGTTCCGCGAGGCCCATCTGGTGATGGAAATGCTGCATGAATCACAGCTTGTCAGTTCGCTCGACCTGGTCGAACTCAACCCGTTTCTCGACGAACGCGGACGCACCGCACGCCTGATGGTCGACCTCACCGCAAGCCTGATGGGCCGCAAGGTGTTTGACCGGGTCAACAGGGGTCTTTGA
- a CDS encoding ornithine cyclodeaminase yields the protein MTPPSHLAYVPFISVENMMKLVHSIGIETVLKELADAIEHDFTRWPLFDKTPRVGSHSDVGVIELMPTSDGDLYGFKYVNGHPSNTKQGLQTVTAFGLLAQVSSGYPVLLSEMTVLTALRTAATSSMAARHLAPKGSKVMALIGNGAQSEFQALAFKAVVGIEEVRLFDIDANATAKCARNLAGSGLKVTSCKSSQEAMEGAQIVTTCTADKQYATILTDNMIGDGIHINAIGGDCPGKTELHKDILLRSEIFVEYPPQTRIEGEIQQMPEDYPVTELWEVITGQAEGRKSASQITLFDGVGFAIEDFSALKYVYQRALKTGHFLQLDMIADPDDPRDLFGMLARAGEPA from the coding sequence ATGACACCCCCTTCCCATCTGGCCTATGTGCCGTTCATCAGCGTCGAGAACATGATGAAGCTGGTCCACTCCATCGGCATCGAAACCGTGCTGAAGGAACTGGCCGACGCGATCGAGCATGATTTCACCCGCTGGCCGCTGTTTGACAAGACACCACGCGTCGGCAGCCATTCCGATGTTGGGGTGATCGAACTGATGCCGACCTCGGACGGCGATCTCTACGGCTTCAAATATGTCAACGGCCATCCGTCCAACACCAAGCAGGGCCTGCAAACCGTCACCGCCTTCGGTCTGCTGGCGCAGGTTTCATCCGGCTATCCTGTGCTGCTGTCAGAAATGACGGTGCTGACGGCGCTGAGAACCGCGGCGACCTCTTCCATGGCGGCGCGGCATCTGGCGCCAAAAGGCTCTAAAGTCATGGCGCTTATCGGCAATGGTGCGCAGTCAGAGTTCCAGGCACTGGCTTTCAAGGCCGTGGTCGGAATCGAAGAAGTTCGGCTTTTCGACATCGATGCGAACGCCACCGCGAAATGCGCCCGCAACCTTGCCGGCTCCGGTCTCAAGGTCACATCTTGCAAGTCTTCCCAGGAAGCCATGGAAGGTGCGCAGATCGTTACTACCTGCACCGCCGACAAGCAGTATGCCACCATCCTGACCGACAACATGATCGGCGACGGTATTCATATCAACGCCATTGGCGGCGACTGCCCCGGCAAGACCGAATTGCACAAGGACATTCTCTTGCGTTCGGAAATTTTCGTCGAGTATCCGCCACAGACCCGGATCGAAGGCGAAATCCAGCAAATGCCCGAAGACTACCCTGTGACCGAATTGTGGGAGGTGATCACCGGCCAGGCGGAAGGACGGAAATCAGCCTCGCAGATCACCCTGTTTGACGGCGTCGGCTTTGCCATCGAGGATTTTTCGGCTCTGAAATATGTGTATCAGCGGGCGCTGAAAACCGGCCATTTCCTGCAGCTCGACATGATCGCCGATCCGGACGATCCGCGTGACCTGTTTGGCATGCTGGCGCGCGCCGGCGAGCCTGCTTGA
- a CDS encoding YaiI/YqxD family protein, with product MTSPDPDIPPIRLLVDADACPVREECVKVALRHGIKVTFVSNSFFRIETDPLVEREIVPGDFDAADDRIVEHVTKRSVVVTADILLAERCLKAEAAAVMSHTGKAFTHDSIGMAVATRSIMADLRAGGAQVGGPAPFVKADRSRFLSALDLALVRLKRHG from the coding sequence ATGACCAGTCCAGACCCCGATATCCCACCGATCCGCCTGCTTGTTGATGCCGACGCCTGCCCGGTGCGCGAGGAATGCGTCAAGGTGGCGCTGCGCCACGGTATCAAGGTGACCTTTGTTTCCAACAGCTTCTTTCGGATCGAGACTGACCCGCTGGTGGAGCGCGAAATTGTGCCCGGCGATTTCGACGCTGCCGATGACCGCATCGTCGAGCACGTGACAAAGCGGTCCGTGGTGGTAACGGCCGACATCCTTCTCGCCGAGCGCTGCCTGAAGGCAGAAGCGGCAGCTGTGATGAGCCATACCGGCAAGGCGTTCACACATGATTCCATCGGCATGGCAGTGGCGACGCGTTCGATCATGGCCGACCTGAGAGCCGGCGGTGCGCAAGTCGGTGGGCCGGCGCCCTTCGTCAAGGCCGACCGATCCCGCTTCCTCTCCGCACTTGATCTGGCTTTGGTCCGGTTAAAACGCCACGGCTGA